The Pseudomonas sp. GD03919 region CCCGCAGAGCGACGCCGGCATCTACTGGACGGCGCTGTTCGGCGGGCAATGAGCCGCGGCTTCAGGCGACGCCGAACACCCGGGCCAGGTGCTGCTCGTAGCGCGCCACGTCGCGCTCGATGTCCGGCATCTTCATCACGTCGTTGCAGATGAAGGTGGGCAGGGCGCTCATGCCGAGGAATTCGTTGGCCTTGTGGAAGGGGAAGTACACCGCGTCCACGCCCTTGCCTTCGAAGAAGTCGCTCGGGTCCTCGAAGGCCTGTACTGGGGCGTTCCAGGTCAGCGACAGCATGTATTGCTTGCCCTGGATCAACCCGCCGCTGCCGTACTTCTGCGAGGCATCGGAGCGCGTGCGACCGTCGTTGGCGTAGAGGCTGCCGTGACCGGCGGTGAACACCTCGTCGAGGTACTTCTTCACCGTCCAGGGTGCGCCCATCCACCAGCCGGGCATCTGGTAGATCACCACGTCGGCCCAGAGGATTTTCTGCACTTCTTCGTCGATGTCGTAGCCGCCGTCGATGAAGGTGGTCTTGATATCGAAGCCGGCGCGGTCGAGGAAGGCCACTGCGGCGTCGTGCAGAGTGGCGTTGTACTGGCCTTGGGAGTGGGCGAACTGTTTGCCGCCGTTGAGCAGAAGGATCTTTTTCATCGGGGTTCTCCAAAAAAGTGGCGGCAGGTTATCCAGCCCCG contains the following coding sequences:
- a CDS encoding NAD(P)H-dependent oxidoreductase — protein: MKKILLLNGGKQFAHSQGQYNATLHDAAVAFLDRAGFDIKTTFIDGGYDIDEEVQKILWADVVIYQMPGWWMGAPWTVKKYLDEVFTAGHGSLYANDGRTRSDASQKYGSGGLIQGKQYMLSLTWNAPVQAFEDPSDFFEGKGVDAVYFPFHKANEFLGMSALPTFICNDVMKMPDIERDVARYEQHLARVFGVA